One segment of Rubripirellula amarantea DNA contains the following:
- the gspG gene encoding type II secretion system major pseudopilin GspG, with protein MSCKPKRGNHSPMKRVTFYSRTGFSLVELIVVMVILGMLAGLVAVRTRGYLISSKQNAAKAEIANIVKAIETFYADQGRYPTTDEGLQALVEGTDSWPDGFLNKLPKDPWKNPYEYVSPGSNGPYEVVSLGGDGREGGEGENQDFSSEQIDEDS; from the coding sequence ATGTCATGTAAACCCAAACGTGGAAACCACTCGCCCATGAAACGAGTGACGTTTTATTCTCGAACCGGATTTTCCTTAGTTGAGTTAATCGTGGTCATGGTGATCCTTGGCATGCTGGCGGGATTGGTAGCGGTGCGAACGCGAGGCTACTTGATCTCGTCGAAACAGAACGCGGCGAAGGCAGAAATCGCCAACATCGTCAAAGCAATCGAAACGTTCTATGCCGATCAAGGCCGTTATCCGACGACCGATGAAGGACTGCAAGCTTTGGTTGAAGGAACAGATTCATGGCCCGATGGGTTCTTGAACAAGTTGCCCAAAGACCCTTGGAAAAACCCTTACGAGTACGTCAGCCCGGGAAGCAATGGTCCGTATGAAGTAGTGTCGCTAGGCGGTGATGGACGAGAAGGGGGAGAAGGAGAGAATCAAGATTTTTCCAGCGAGCAAATTGATGAGGACTCGTAA
- a CDS encoding prepilin-type N-terminal cleavage/methylation domain-containing protein — protein sequence MRTRKAFTLVELVVALVILVVLSSIASLSLTGTMDRYQLTRATQTLEMFDARARRDARSSGQAIQTRIDTARGNLQLASLSENRDGRSQTSQAAFRLPRTVTIEEIQLVRKMQVGRSFDYVVNPEGRSVSYAVHFQHGNMSRWIVVIGSSGQTVVAKDKREANEILSL from the coding sequence ATGAGGACTCGTAAGGCCTTCACGTTAGTCGAGTTAGTCGTCGCGCTGGTGATCTTGGTTGTATTGTCGTCGATCGCATCCCTATCGCTGACCGGCACAATGGACCGGTATCAACTGACTCGTGCTACACAAACACTTGAGATGTTTGACGCGCGAGCTCGACGTGATGCGCGATCAAGTGGGCAAGCCATACAAACACGCATTGATACGGCTCGAGGCAACCTTCAGCTTGCATCGCTCAGCGAGAACCGCGATGGTCGATCGCAAACGTCACAGGCAGCATTTCGTTTACCTCGCACGGTTACCATCGAAGAAATTCAATTGGTTCGAAAGATGCAAGTGGGTCGATCGTTTGACTACGTAGTGAATCCTGAGGGGCGGAGTGTGTCCTATGCGGTTCACTTCCAACACGGAAACATGTCTCGATGGATCGTCGTCATCGGCAGCAGCGGTCAAACGGTGGTCGCCAAAGACAAGCGAGAGGCCAATGAAATTCTTTCGCTCTAG
- a CDS encoding PulJ/GspJ family protein: MKFFRSSDRREQHVNAPRGQGFTLIEVVVGLVLMASVLVSSLLAYSSHQRQRAFANAKREAVIIADQILQQLSVRRAGMSAGDQGLIADKPNWFWRTSLVGTTAPAGVPMRVIQFQIAKQNPDGTVTALTSVELVERI; encoded by the coding sequence ATGAAATTCTTTCGCTCTAGCGATCGCCGCGAACAACATGTCAACGCACCCCGGGGGCAAGGCTTCACTTTGATTGAAGTCGTCGTAGGACTAGTGCTAATGGCGAGCGTCCTTGTTTCCTCGTTGTTGGCCTATTCATCGCATCAGCGGCAACGCGCGTTTGCCAATGCAAAACGGGAAGCCGTAATCATAGCCGACCAGATCCTGCAACAGCTCTCGGTTCGAAGAGCCGGCATGTCGGCCGGGGATCAGGGGTTAATCGCTGACAAGCCCAATTGGTTTTGGCGCACTTCCTTGGTCGGAACCACTGCGCCAGCGGGTGTACCGATGCGAGTGATCCAGTTTCAGATCGCCAAGCAGAACCCCGACGGAACGGTTACGGCGCTGACGTCTGTCGAATTGGTGGAGCGAATTTGA
- a CDS encoding PilW family protein: MVISVPKNANRRSAFTLIELVISAVLTSIMMTALLSVLWASLRQSNELKSADSDQASMTILAEQIRRDIQNARGFDVTSTGFLIHGFLGSDSQSGLPNLTPATVRYEVIPVNGRGVLYRREMPFNPITSGAVRVGVAMIDLQPLTDVVVDGDTVLPPETGGLSPMPSALRLSLISQNGRLLISEVIQHHAD; the protein is encoded by the coding sequence ATGGTGATATCTGTACCGAAAAACGCAAACCGACGATCGGCATTCACGTTGATTGAGTTGGTCATCTCTGCGGTGCTGACATCCATCATGATGACAGCATTGTTGAGTGTTTTGTGGGCGTCGCTTCGCCAGTCCAATGAATTGAAGTCGGCGGATTCAGACCAGGCTTCGATGACAATACTTGCCGAACAAATTCGCCGTGACATCCAGAATGCGCGAGGTTTCGACGTTACCAGTACTGGCTTTTTGATTCACGGCTTCCTTGGATCGGACAGTCAGTCAGGTTTGCCAAATCTGACACCCGCAACCGTCCGCTATGAAGTGATTCCCGTCAATGGCCGTGGTGTGTTGTACCGACGCGAGATGCCATTCAATCCCATCACCAGTGGAGCCGTGCGGGTCGGGGTTGCCATGATAGACCTGCAACCACTCACCGACGTGGTGGTCGATGGCGACACTGTGTTGCCACCTGAAACCGGTGGACTATCGCCGATGCCATCCGCACTGCGTTTATCTTTGATCAGCCAAAATGGGCGACTCTTGATCAGCGAGGTCATTCAACACCATGCAGACTGA